The window attgtccgttgagccatcttttctttggaatccaaagtgcttccaaacgaatgacttgaagcccaaaggggagcgaatttcctcgtcttcttggacactagccatagcaccagcccaggagccgcgtagttgtcggctcccctttcacgtgcctgctctgctcacaacacaacgcgcctcgtactgctcccggaaagaggaagcaagcaacaatgaactggatttcaaaataaagtcgcgtctaatgtccgaggtcaaatacggcgatataaatcgatgtttacgtttagcatcgatgccaataaatcgtagagcattatatcgattaatcgatgtgtatcgatgaatcgttacacccctactctGTAGACATTACCCGCTGTATTATCACAGAGCAGACAAACAGACAATTGCCTCGTCCTACCTAGTCAGTAGTATTTGTAGTGTTGTGATAATTAGACGCTACCCCTTTAAGAGACTGAGGAAGTGAGAGGGTGTTGAACAGTGGGAGAGAGAAATGTTGCTGTACAGGCCAAGTGAGGAGGAGTCAATATTATATTACCTGTAACTGTGAATGAAAGTTATTAAAGCTTCAACTTAAAAGATCTAAACTGAGAGGACATTCAGTTcctattaggggtgtaacgattcatcgatacacatcgatgaatcgatataatgctctacgatttattggcatcgatgctaaacgtaaacatcgatttatatcgccgtgtttgacctcggacattagacgcgactttattttgaaatccagttcattgttgcttgcttcctctttccgggagcagtgcgcggcgtgctgtgttgtgagcagagcaggcacgtgaaagactgagccgacaactacgcggctcctgggctggtgctatggctagtgtccaagaagacgaggaaattcgctcccctttgggcttcaagtcattcgtttggaagcactttggattccaaagaaaagatggctcaacggacaattaaaattattgtaaataaatagttcagtaatgcactttaaagttaatggtattacaaaaaaaagaaagaatattcatttttctttacttatatgagaacaaatataggaattcgataaagttcagtgttaaaataagcactttgtatactacaatactcttgtaatttcctaaataaagagtttgcagtaccttgttgattttgcgtatgaattgttataaatcaggatattgttctatattttttattttaaaaaaatacataaaaatatcgatcgtggagcactgtatcgtgaatgaatcacagcaggctttaagatatcggcaataatcgtatcgcggtcctttgtatcgatatgatatcgtatcgtgacaaaacccgcgatttacacccctagttccTACAGTATTCAGGCCAGTTCCCAAgccaaaaatgagaaaataaatgtaagagagaggaaaagaggaaaaagaggggggCGAGTGGTGAGATGGGGAGAGAAAGAGCGAAATAAGCCATTCACCGTCTCCAGGTTCAGTGGTTGTCATGACAACATGGACGCTGTTTTTGATGACGTCATCATCACGCGCCTGTGTTTACAGTTGGGGGGAGGCGGCATGTTGCAAGTTGGCAGACAGTTCTTCTTGGAGTTCAGAATTAATGTCTCCATCTCCTCCACTCAGCCAATAAGTTGTTCGGGGGTTCCTGTACAGTTTGCCCTCGATGTAAAGCTAGTCAATGAACAGTCGAGCGGTCTTTTTGGCTTTCCTTGCCTCGGCCATGATCGGGTGAAGCAGCCTCCATCTGTTCATGATCTCCGGAGGGAACTGATCGCTGATGGAGTAGTTAGAGCCTTTTAGCTCTCTGCCCCTCGACATGACGGCAGACTTCATCTTTGAGTCAACGACTTTAGCCACAATGGGACGGAGCCTCCTCTGTTGGTCGGTTCTGGTCCTCCCGAGGCGATGTactctcatcatcatcatcgttttaaagtccgctttccaggcgccgctgggatGTACTCTGGAGAAGCGAACAGCTCCGACGTCCTCAGGCTTCATTTTCAATTCGTTGAcaagaaatgttttgacaaGTTCTTCTGATCTCCGGTGAGTTTCATCTTTTGTTTCTGTAAGTCCGTGTATAATGATGTTATCCCTCATACTTCGGCACTGCAGATCAAGAATGGAGTTTGCCTTGTTGACTTTGTCTCTTTGTAGTTCGGCTGTCAAATGTTTGAGGTGGTTTACTTCAGTCCGAAGTGACGAATTGTCAGCCTTTAGCACCTCGATGAGTGAGTTGTTAAACTCCACAGAGTGCTTCAGTTCTTTTACATCAGTAGTCAGTTGCTCGAGTAGATCAAGCTTCTTGAGTTGTAGTTTTATAGATGTTATAGACTCACTGATGTCAGAGATTTCCTTTTCGCTTGGGTTCGACTTGGCTCGGGTATTCATGGCCTCGGGTTGTTGTTAGGCGCATTTACAATAAAATGCGTCGCTGTAGGCTTCCAAGTCCTCTAACGACTCATCAACAGGCAAATCCAGTTTGATTAAATTCTGATCACTGGTCAAATTAGATGCGATGGCATAATTGGGAAATTTTCTGGCATAGCGTACCAGGTCTTCTAGGTCTTAATTGAGGGAAACCCCTGAATACTGTACAGAACCTTTAGATCAGCACAACCAGAAGTACTTTAATGCCTGTTTAGTTAATTGTAGATGCTTGCCTGTGAAACGATATTGTCTATTGATATCAATTTATGATCTTGTGTTGCAGAGGTACGCGAGGTGTTTGCACAGGTCCTGTCAGATCACAGAATTCCATATACTCGTGTTCCAGTGGAGCCAGGTTTACACAGCTGCCAATGGCTGCCAGCACATCTTAAAAGTTTCTACGCACAGGTGGAGAAAGACGCTCTTGACTCCATCCCTGTTTTCAAGCGTTATGGAATAAGGTGTGTGTGAGGGTTTTATTTGGGTGGTGCATGActccaggggtcaccaacacggtgcccgcgggcaccaggtcgcccgtgaggaccgcatgagtcgcccgcaggactgttctaaaattagctcaaatagcggcacttgtcagtgagctgcatctatttattttacagtcaaacctcggttttcgaacgtcccggttctcgaaataatcggaattcgaacaaaaaattcaagatttttttgcttcggttgtcgaacaaaattcggaggtcgaacctcgcgagatgagccgggaggactcgagaaaacccgaccgcgcggcccggattagattagattagataatcctttattattccctcaatggggaaactcctgtgtTAGCAGCAatacacttaacatatacacacacacacacacgcgcatgcggggaagggggtaaaagattttaaaaagtaaaagatatatataattaaattattgcatgttattattgtccGTTAGCTACAATGATCGGCCTGGTTgtacagtctgatggcagcagggaggaaggacctgcgatgcctctcggtggtgcatcgtgggtgacgaagccggtcactgatggagctctccagggctctgacagtctcatgaagggggtgggagacattgtccatgatggaggacagcttagccaccatcctcctctcccccaccacctccacccggtccagactgcagcccaggacagctttcttcaccaccttgtccagtCTCTTCTtctccgctgcagtgatgccgctgctccagcagaccaccccataaaaaatggcggacgccaccacagagtcgtagaaggtcctcaggaggccgtccctcactccgaaggacctcagtctgcgcagcaggtggagtctgctttggcccttcttgtatagggcctgagtgttaacagtccagtccagtttattgttcaggtgaacacccaggtaCTTGTAAgagccgactgactccgttgttattctattttcgttactttgaggattgtattaacccctaatcatgcctccaaagaaagcaagtgggagcagtaaagcgatcctaaaacacaaagacgctcttaaagcaatgcgacagtgagcgcccggcgcgctgcggtcgcgcgatcggaccaaattaagctccctgcgcactgaggtccacttaaattttggaaagtacatcaggactttaaaaatattttctaaattttagcgacggctctgtcacaataatgcgaccagcgcggtgcagttgcgcggtcggcgacgcgctgctgttgcgcgttcggcggtgcgctgcagttgcgcgattggacaaaattaagctccctgcgcacttaggtccacttaaattttggaaagtacagcaggactttaaaaatattttctaaatttcagcgacggctcagtcacaataatgcgacctgCACGGTGGGCGacacgctacggttgcgcgttcggcggtgcgctgcagttgcgcgatcggacaaatttgcgcaaataaaaaaatgcttaaaaaaggcacagtttttttttgtcgcgggcttaaaaaaaggcaaagccACTCGACGATGGTTTAGCATTCGTCGAAGTGGTCAACGgcctatttttttgtcttgaaacggattttaaaaatttccataatttgtaatgggaaaaatagattcggaattcgaccgattcgcttctcgaaccgccttctggaacggattgtggtcaaaaaccaaggtttgactgtatttttgctattcttgttaagatcacacatgtgaactggaaatgacaataataacacatagtgaaagccaaattgagcaaatttgcTATTTCAGaaatgtgtgtcaaactggtagccctttgccttaatcagtacccaggaagtagccttccgtttaagaaaggttggtgacccctgccctagaccaaccttaaataaatatttattcatgtcTATGTTCTTTGTTCACCAAAAACTTTCATCTTACATAAACCCCACTACCCGATACCCATAGCtttcctaaaaaaataattaatccaGCCTTTTTCTGGATTGCTCTTGTTAGTATTTTCTAACAGGGATGGTACCATTTCACATTTGGACAGGTACACTATTGATACCAGGTACCTGAGTATCGATACTAGTACATTAGTTTTTGCGCGCGTGCAgttgtgtgtgcgagtgtgtgtgcgtgtgtgtatgtgtgcgtgtgtacgtgcgtgcgtgcgagcgtgCCTGCCTTTCTGGCTGCCTGTGTACGCACACAACCCAAACTGGCATTGGTGAAGTGACAATCTTTGCttgatttatttcatattcaaaatctACGAACTTGTCCATTTCCATAGGGGTGGGTGATATTACAAAAACAGAATatcatggtttttttttaattataaagAAACCTTTTTGATTTTATCATGTTTTTTCTTAAGCAATAGAAATGAAATTACACATGAAATAATAGAACTATTAAACAAATACATGTACTGATCATTATCCATCCACTTTCTTAACTGCTTTTTtctcacgagggtcgcgggcttgctggagcctatcccagctgacttcgaacagtaggcgggggacaccctgaacttgttaccagccaatcgcagggcacacagagacaacaaCCATCTGCTTTCActctcacacctacgggcaatttgaaGTGATCAATTAGcctaccatccatccatccatccatccatccatccatccatccatccatccagttttaggagggactcccagacttccctctccccagccacttcatccagctcatcccgggggatcccaaggcgttcccaggccagctgagaaacatagtctctccagcgcgtcctgggttgTCCACAGGGTCTCctgccggtgggacatgcccggaacacctccccagggaggcgtccaggaggcattctgatgagatgcccgagccacctcatctggctcctttcaacgtggaggagcagcggctttACGCCGAGTCGCTCCCAGatgcttctcaccctatctcgaagggagagcccggacaccctgcggaggaaactcatttcggccgcttgtatccggtaTCTcattctttcggtcacgacccatagctcgtgaccataggtgagggtaggagcgtagatcgaccggtaaattgagagctttgccttttggctgacggaccggtacagagtccgcattactgccgacgctgcactgATCCGCCTGCTACCatgtatgtttttggaatgtggaaggaaactGGAACACTGTGAATTGCATATTTACATGCAAACTCAACGCAGGGAGGCCAGAGtcggaatcgaacccgcaacCTCTGCACtatgaggcagatgtgctaaaccaggggtgggcaaactttttgacttgcgggccgaattgggttctaaattttgaccggggggccgaaccaggagcagatggatgtagtgtttgtgtgaagtaatataaattgcataaaaggtttttacttttagtagatactaaagcatggatattaaaaaaaagctttttgaaaacaaatgcatttattaacagcattaaaaaaatatttcaccaaaaaactactatcagtgattcttattaaatacgacactgttatgatgaataacattttccatcacttcagcgcctgcaggtcagatttatgaaatatgtttatctaatgaggcgaaatcacatccaacggcaaacattctgaccaaatacatcatcttgaagaatcagtgaaagaatacatctaaataaagtaataaagaaatcaatagtattgttggtttccctttttggctagtgcatcatagtctggagcaggggtgggcaaactacggcccgcgggccacatccggcccacggggccgtttaatccgccccgccaaacctgaataaattgtattaaaatttgtaaaatttgttgtggtaatttttaggatagagccgaagtgtcggtccgttaacctagatctgtgacgggctttgttgacgttcatgtggctgaacgtcttctcacacacgtaggtcgagccaaattgtccactcttttttaacattcggcactcactgtccacctttcttttcttcgggccactcattttaatggaaggattccaggggaaggtttgtgggtggcattagcgtaaaactgtatctgaaaactcagcgcgcgaattacgagaatattgacgtcacagcctacactcgaaattcggcactgatagatgaaattactacgtactactgagtacgcacgcacacgcacttgtgagtgtgcaccgagctttctgacgcggctcccgggagtaaatgcgcgggcgggcgcttccccatctactggggaaacatagtaattgcagggaaaatgaccccaaaaaaaattaatacaatttattcaggtttggcgggccggattaaacggccccgtgggccggatgtggcccgcgggccgtagtttgcccacccctgtgctAAACAGTGCTTCTCTGTGCCGCCGCATTCATTGTTAATTTGTGATAATGAATACAGTAATAAATACCTTTTGtgtagaaaaatacaaattataaAGCAGCTAGATATCTGAgaaagttttgttttcaagaaGTCTAATACAATCAAAATAGCAAATATCATGTGTACATACCTTGGCTGATATAAACAGCTCCTGGGAGCCATAAAAGCActtttataaataaagatcACAATATATATTGTAGAAAATTAAAACTTATTAGTGGAAGAATTACAAAGGTCACCGGTCTGTCTTAAAGATGTCTAATACAATCAAAATAGCATCTGTCCTAAAATGCACACAGCTTTTAAAGTcgtgattaaaaaaagcagCCTATAAACACATTGTGTAAAAGTTAAAggaactgctgctgctggtagTTACAGTGAGCTATATTGAAATATGCAGTGCCTTGCAAACGTATACTCCCCCCTTGAACTTTTTGACCTATTCTTACAATTCAGGTTTCAAACAAAGATatgttttttgtgaagaatCCACatcaagtgggacacaatcatGAAGTGGAATGAAATTTATTGGCTATTTTAAACTTTACCAAATAAAATAACTGAAAAATCTTGCGTTCAAAATTATTTAGCCCCATTGAGTAAATTAATTCTtggtagcgccaccttttgctgtgattacagctgcaagtcacTTAGGGTGTATCTCTATCAGTGATGCACATCAAGAGACTGAATTTTTTCCCATtctgcaaaacagctcgagctcagtgaggttgaaTGGAGAGTGTTTGTGAACCTCAGTTTTCAGTTTTTTCTAGAGATTCTtaattggattcaggtctagACTTTGACCCAAACACACAGAATTCACTCTTGAATTCTGTATGCTGTCATGCCCGTGCCAGAGCACGCTCGGCCGGACACTTCCCTCAGTCACACTCCGTCGAATTCTTCCTCTTCCGTGTCTGAATTTAAGTTTTTTTGAACAGTTGAACgatatacaaaacaaacctTGCACAATAACACGACGTTTACATATCCTGTCCACGAATACATCGAATTCTTCCTCTTCCGTGTCCAAATCGAAGTTTTTTTGAACAGTTGAACAATATACAACACAGACATTGCACAATAACACAACGTTGTTCAAACGTTAATGTGCATATTTACATATCCCTGTCCACGAATCTGTTgaattcttcctcttctccaaaTTGAAGTTTTTTTGAACAGTGGAACGATATACAGTACAAACATTGCACAATAACATGACGTTGTTCAAACATTAATGTGCATATTTACATATCCCCGTCCACGAATCCATCGAATTCTTCCTCTTCCGTGTCCGAATTGAAGATTATTTTTAACAGTTGAACGATACACAATACAAACATTGCACAATAACACGACGTTGTTCAAATGTTAATGTACATTTACATAACCCCGTCCACAAATCCGTCAAATTCTTCCTCTTCCGTGTCTGAATTGAACAGTTGGGCGAGTGCGGCATTCATTATGCCCGGGCTCCCTCTCATCTTTATCCGTGTCAGTGTCTCTGCTATTCCCTGGCAGTTCAGTCAGTTATTATTCCTGTACCACTGTTGAGACTGATATATCAGCCCAGGCGTCCACAAGCCATTGGCAGATAGTGGCATGCGTGTCATTTTGGCGTCTTTATACACACAAGTGGTGTTGTTGGATTAGGAGTAAGCACAGCATGAGACTCATACTATGAGTGTTTACCGCTATTACTTCAGTGACGCCCCTGACTACGGTTGTCATAATGCTgaaagcgatgcgaccttgtaatttactagtcgtactgaaacattttggtagagcgctgtgtacaaccagtatggatcaacaaattcaccaattgatccatatataaggtggcccggattataaggcgtactgtgtttttttgagtaaattaaaggcttttaagtgcgccttatagtgcagaaaatacggtactttgcAATTTGTTGTTCATGTGCTTTGAATTTTTCGTTGTTTTCTCATGGCTCATGCTTTCCAGGTGATCTCAGCGTTGACTTTTGTCAGGTGTTCGTTCATATACACGTTAGTTCCTTTTAACATTCTACCTTGTTTTTATACGGTGGTCTTGTGTTTTCTGTTGGCAAAACTCATAATTACAGCTTGTTTTCTATTTGTATTCCTTTTGGGCAACAAGTGGCAGACCTCGATGCTGTCGTAGTCCACAGAAATGCCTTTGGAGTTAAGAAAGGCAACTACTTGATGCTCGGTAGCATTAGCTTCCTGTTCCATGTCCTCACCTCCGTTTTTATCGGCCGGCACGGGCATAGAACTGGGGTTTGATG is drawn from Syngnathus acus chromosome 9, fSynAcu1.2, whole genome shotgun sequence and contains these coding sequences:
- the LOC119127540 gene encoding uncharacterized protein LOC119127540, with the translated sequence MNTRAKSNPSEKEISDISESITSIKLQLKKLDLLEQLTTDVKELKHSVEFNNSLIEVLKADNSSLRTEVNHLKHLTAELQRDKVNKANSILDLQCRSMRDNIIIHGLTETKDETHRRSEELVKTFLVNELKMKPEDVGAVRFSRVHRLGRTRTDQQRRLRPIVAKVVDSKMKSAVMSRGRELKGSNYSISDQFPPEIMNRWRLLHPIMAEARKAKKTARLFID